The DNA segment GCATAAACCGCTTTCTTAGGATAGATGATGAAGATATTAACAAGATTAAAAAGTGGTTTGATAAATATGGGAGCATCACAAATATGGTTAGCCGATGGATAGGAATCACAAGAACTCCTGCAATATGGGCGGCCGGCCTTTTTAGAATAAATTTTTTTTCATATACTTTATTTTCATTTATTGGCGATTTGCTGTGGACGATTTTTTGGGTTGTATTATTTGACAAGCTTCAATCAAACTTAAATTGGTTTTTGACTTTGCGGTTAGAATATAAGGTCTTAGGAATATTATTGATTTTTTCTGCTTTCTATATTTCTTGGTATTGGTTTTTAAGAGTATTTAGGAGTAAAAGAGAAAAAGTATGAGTTTCTGAACCCCATCAGTTATAGCTTTTTATTAACTGTTTACATGAAATATTAAATCCATTGATGCTTAAGGAGCTTGCAAAAAATTGCGGAAGCTCAAGTCCATAATACCTTGTGAAAACAAATTATTGAGTATATAATACTAATCAAGGGATAGAAATAAATATATAAATATATGTTTTGACAGGTGCCGCGAGGTTAAAAGGGAATCAGGTGAAAGCCCTGAACGGTCCCGCCACTGTAATCGGGGATAAACTGCTATACCACTGAGAAATCGGGAAGGTGCAGGGAATATGATCCGAGAGTCAGGAAACCTGCCTGTTGATGAAGTACAAGCCTTCGGAAGAAAGGGTGGGTGTACTGCGTGATGAAATAACAGCCCGGTCTTTAAAAAGAAGGTCGGGCTTTTTAATAT comes from the Tepidanaerobacter acetatoxydans Re1 genome and includes:
- a CDS encoding DedA family protein; the protein is MHISQYANQMIYSYGYFGLFIILLLEGLGLPLPIQFAFMATAYLIHINIMSALPVIATATMGNLTGNILAYFLGHYGGEPIFKSINRFLRIDDEDINKIKKWFDKYGSITNMVSRWIGITRTPAIWAAGLFRINFFSYTLFSFIGDLLWTIFWVVLFDKLQSNLNWFLTLRLEYKVLGILLIFSAFYISWYWFLRVFRSKREKV